From the Malus domestica chromosome 17, GDT2T_hap1 genome, one window contains:
- the LOC103405899 gene encoding protein SET DOMAIN GROUP 40 isoform X2, with translation MTSTSLAMKDDKLSRALNAHHSLSPTQILAVCLLYEMGKGKSSWWHPYLVNLPHSYDILATFGEFEKQALQVDDAIWAAEKATLKAEDDWKEANALMEQLKLKPQLRTFQAWLWASATISSRTLHIPWDAAGCLCPVGDLFNYSAPGEEPSACESMEHATLDLVNDDSSGTLDVDVSDSRRLTDGGFEKDIDAYCFYAKKSYKKGEQALLSYGTYTNLELLEHYGFLLNGNPNDKVFIPLEPEIYSSCSWPKESLYIHQSGKPSFALLSALRLWATPQNQRRSVGHLVYSGLQLSIQNEMYVMTWTSKKCNTILKSLPTSFEDDRLLSSAIDKIQNLESPLELNHLSSTCRDEICAFKSNVAQKGERSSMQSRERWRLAVEWRFSYKKILVDCISYCDETCQISTVIWEGSRVRFLILLRTEKLKAKMGMEKWAC, from the exons ATGACAAGCACAAGTCTTGCAATGAAGGATGACAAACTCTCTCGTGCTCTCAATGCTCATCACTCTCTCTCCCCTacccag ATATTGGCTGTTTGTTTACTATATGAAATGGGGAAAGGGAAGAGTTCATGGTGGCACCCTTACCTGGTGAATTTGCCGCACAGCTACGACATTCTAGCAACTTTTGGTGAATTTGAGAAGCAAGCTCTGCAA GTGGATGATGCTATATGGGCTGCTGAAAAGGCCACATTGAAGGCTGAGGATGATTGGAAAGAAGCTAATGCGCTCATGGAACAACTTAAGCTCAAGCCTCAACTTCGGACATTTCAGGCATGGCTTTGGGCTTCCGCAACT ATATCCTCAAGGACGTTGCATATACCATGGGATGCAGCTGGGTGCTTATGTCCTGTTGGAGACTTATTTAATTATTCTGCACCTGGAGAAGAGCCTTCGGCTTGTGAAAGTATGGAGCATGCAACGCTTGACTTGGTGAATGATGATAGTTCTGGTACACTGGACGTGGACGTTTCTGATTCACGAAGATTAACTGACGGAGGGTTTGAGAAGGATATTGACGCCTATTGCTTCTATGCTAAGAAAAGCTACAAAAAAGGGGAGCAG GCCCTTTTAAGCTACGGAACATACACGAATCTGGAGCTTCTTGAGCACTATGGCTTTCTCTTAAATGGAaacccaaatgacaaagttttTATTCCCTTGGAACCTGAAATATATTCGTCCTGTTCATGGCCTAAAGAGTCATTGTATATACATCAGAGCGGGAAACCATCTTTTGCTCTACTGTCTGCCTTGCGATTATGGGCGACCCCACAGAACCAGCGAAGGTCTGTTGGACACCTTGTTTATTCAGGACTCCAACTCTCAATTCAAAATGAGATGTATGTCATGACATGGACATCGAAGAAGTGCAACACTATTTTGAAGAGTCTGCCGACATCTTTTGAAGATGATCGTTTGTTATCAAGTGCCATTGACAAAATCCAAAATCTCGAGTCCCCTTTGGAGCTCAATCATTTGTCATCCACTTGTAGAGATGAGATTTGTGCCTTCAAATCTAATGTTGCGCAGAAGGGAGAAAGAAGCAGTATGCAGTCAAGGGAGAGGTGGAGATTAGCTGTGGAGTGGAGGTTCAGTTATAAGAAGATCCTGGTTGATTGCATTTCTTATTGTGATGAAACT TGTCAAATAAGTACTGTGATATGGGAAGGCTCTAGAGTTCGGTTTCTCATCTTATTGAGGACCGAAAAGTTGAAGGCGAAGATGGGGATGGAAAAATGGGCTTGTTAA
- the LOC103405899 gene encoding protein SET DOMAIN GROUP 40 isoform X3, translating into MTSTSLAMKDDKLSRALNAHHSLSPTQILAVCLLYEMGKGKSSWWHPYLVNLPHSYDILATFGEFEKQALQVDDAIWAAEKATLKAEDDWKEANALMEQLKLKPQLRTFQAWLWASATISSRTLHIPWDAAGCLCPVGDLFNYSAPGEEPSACESMEHATLDLVNDDSSGTLDVDVSDSRRLTDGGFEKDIDAYCFYAKKSYKKGEQALLSYGTYTNLELLEHYGFLLNGNPNDKVFIPLEPEIYSSCSWPKESLYIHQSGKPSFALLSALRLWATPQNQRRSVGHLVYSGLQLSIQNEMYVMTWTSKKCNTILKSLPTSFEDDRLLSSAIDKIQNLESPLELNHLSSTCRDEICAFKSNVAQKGERSSMQSRERWRLAVEWRFSYKKILVDCISYCDETVSYLFHENNSVQK; encoded by the exons ATGACAAGCACAAGTCTTGCAATGAAGGATGACAAACTCTCTCGTGCTCTCAATGCTCATCACTCTCTCTCCCCTacccag ATATTGGCTGTTTGTTTACTATATGAAATGGGGAAAGGGAAGAGTTCATGGTGGCACCCTTACCTGGTGAATTTGCCGCACAGCTACGACATTCTAGCAACTTTTGGTGAATTTGAGAAGCAAGCTCTGCAA GTGGATGATGCTATATGGGCTGCTGAAAAGGCCACATTGAAGGCTGAGGATGATTGGAAAGAAGCTAATGCGCTCATGGAACAACTTAAGCTCAAGCCTCAACTTCGGACATTTCAGGCATGGCTTTGGGCTTCCGCAACT ATATCCTCAAGGACGTTGCATATACCATGGGATGCAGCTGGGTGCTTATGTCCTGTTGGAGACTTATTTAATTATTCTGCACCTGGAGAAGAGCCTTCGGCTTGTGAAAGTATGGAGCATGCAACGCTTGACTTGGTGAATGATGATAGTTCTGGTACACTGGACGTGGACGTTTCTGATTCACGAAGATTAACTGACGGAGGGTTTGAGAAGGATATTGACGCCTATTGCTTCTATGCTAAGAAAAGCTACAAAAAAGGGGAGCAG GCCCTTTTAAGCTACGGAACATACACGAATCTGGAGCTTCTTGAGCACTATGGCTTTCTCTTAAATGGAaacccaaatgacaaagttttTATTCCCTTGGAACCTGAAATATATTCGTCCTGTTCATGGCCTAAAGAGTCATTGTATATACATCAGAGCGGGAAACCATCTTTTGCTCTACTGTCTGCCTTGCGATTATGGGCGACCCCACAGAACCAGCGAAGGTCTGTTGGACACCTTGTTTATTCAGGACTCCAACTCTCAATTCAAAATGAGATGTATGTCATGACATGGACATCGAAGAAGTGCAACACTATTTTGAAGAGTCTGCCGACATCTTTTGAAGATGATCGTTTGTTATCAAGTGCCATTGACAAAATCCAAAATCTCGAGTCCCCTTTGGAGCTCAATCATTTGTCATCCACTTGTAGAGATGAGATTTGTGCCTTCAAATCTAATGTTGCGCAGAAGGGAGAAAGAAGCAGTATGCAGTCAAGGGAGAGGTGGAGATTAGCTGTGGAGTGGAGGTTCAGTTATAAGAAGATCCTGGTTGATTGCATTTCTTATTGTGATGAAACTGTAAGTTATCTATTTCATGAAAACAACTCGGtccaaaaatga
- the LOC103405900 gene encoding probable polyamine oxidase 4, with translation MDPKDPFSAVLFDGSVSSHIERQQNACPSVIVIGGGISGIAAARILHDASFKVLLLESRDRLGGRIHTDYSFGCPVDMGASWLHGVCNENPLAPLIRRLGLTLYRTSGDDSVLYDHDLESFALFDTDGHQVPQKMVVEVGDTFKKILRETEKVRNEHTDDMSVSQAISVVMDRHPELRQNGLAHEVLQWYICRMEAWFAADADVISLKNWDQEHVLSGGHGLMVQGYDPIIKALAKDIDVRLNHRVTKLLNGSNKVMVTIEDGRNFIADAAIITVPHGILKAKLIEFVPQLPEWKVAAISDLGVGNENKVALRFEKIFWPNVELLGIVAPNSYACGYFLNLHKATGHPVLVYMAAGRFAYDLEKLTDDAAVNFVMLQLKKMLPDATEPVQYLLSRWGTDLNSLGCYALDLVGKPGDIYERLRAPLGNLFFGGEAVSMDHQGSVHGAYSAGVMAAENCQQHLLKKLGNLESPQHAYLMEEVLEAATVPLQISRM, from the exons ATGGACCCGAAGGATCCATTCTCTGCTGTATTATTTGATG GCTCTGTTTCGTCTCACATTGAGAGGCAACAGAATGCATGCCCTTCTGTTATTGTTATTGGTGGTGGGATATCAGGGATTGCTGCTGCACGTATTCTCCATGATGCATCTTTTAAG GTGCTTTTGCTCGAATCACGGGACAGACTTGGTGGCCGGATTCATACGGACTACTCATTTGGTTGTCCAGTCGATATGGGAGCATCATG GCTACATGGTGTTTGCAACGAGAATCCTTTGGCTCCACTGATACGCCGCCTAGGACTTACTCTATACCGTACGAGTGGCGATGACTCTGTGTTGTATGACCACGATTTGGAAAG CTTTGCTCTTTTTGATACGGATGGCCACCAAGTTCCTCAAAAGATGGTAGTTGAAGTTGGTGATACTTTCAAGAAAATTCTCAGAGAG ACTGAGAAAGTAAGGAATGAGCATACCGATGACATGTCCGTTTCTCAAGCAATTTCTGTTGTGATGGATAGGCATCCTGAATTAAG ACAAAACGGACTTGCTCACGAAGTGTTACAATGGTACATATGTCGAATGGAAGCCTGGTTTGCCGCAGATGCAGATGTAATATCACTAAAAAACTGGGATCAG GAGCATGTTCTATCCGGTGGTCATGGACTTATGGTGCAAGGGTATGACCCAATAATAAAGGCTCTTGCAAAAGATATTGATGTACGCTTGAATCACAG GGTGACAAAGTTATTAAATGGGTCTAACAAGGTGATGGTCACAATTGAGGACGGAAGAAACTTCATTGCAGATGCTGCTATAATAACAGTACCCCATGGGATTCTTAAAGCCAAGTTGATTGAGTTCGTACCCCAGTTGCCTGAGTGGAAGGTTGCTGCAATTTCTGATCTCGGTGTGGGCAATGAAAACAAAGTTGCCCTACGGTTTGAGAAAATTTTCTGGCCAAATGTAGAGCTCTTGGGCATTGTTGCACCAAATTCTTATGCATGTGGTTATTTTCTCAATCTTCACAAGGCCACAGGCCATCCGGTCCTCGTCTACATGGCTGCTGGAAGATTTGCATATGACCTTGAAAAACTAACTGACGATGCTGCTGTTAATTTTGTGATGTTGCAGCTTAAGAAGATGTTACCTGATGCCACCGAGCCA GTTCAATATCTGTTATCACGATGGGGAACGGACCTGAATTCTCTTGGATGTTACGCGTTGGATTTGGTTGGAAAGCCAGGAGATATATATGAGAGGCTTCGGGCACCTTTGGGTAATCTCTTTTTCGGTGGGGAAGCTGTTAGCATGGACCACCAAGGATCTGTACACGGAGCTTACTCCGCAGGAGTTATGGCTGCTGAGAACTGTCAGCAGCATCTGTTGAAGAAACTCGGTAATTTGGAGAGCCCTCAGCATGCTTACCTTATGGAGGAAGTGCTTGAAGCAGCAACAGTTCCCCTCCAAATCTCAAGGATGTGA
- the LOC103405899 gene encoding protein SET DOMAIN GROUP 40 isoform X1 has protein sequence MEQGEGNLQRLLKWASEIGISESTSCQASCLGHSLAVSFFPDSGGRGLGAARDLTEGELILKVPKSALMTSTSLAMKDDKLSRALNAHHSLSPTQILAVCLLYEMGKGKSSWWHPYLVNLPHSYDILATFGEFEKQALQVDDAIWAAEKATLKAEDDWKEANALMEQLKLKPQLRTFQAWLWASATISSRTLHIPWDAAGCLCPVGDLFNYSAPGEEPSACESMEHATLDLVNDDSSGTLDVDVSDSRRLTDGGFEKDIDAYCFYAKKSYKKGEQALLSYGTYTNLELLEHYGFLLNGNPNDKVFIPLEPEIYSSCSWPKESLYIHQSGKPSFALLSALRLWATPQNQRRSVGHLVYSGLQLSIQNEMYVMTWTSKKCNTILKSLPTSFEDDRLLSSAIDKIQNLESPLELNHLSSTCRDEICAFKSNVAQKGERSSMQSRERWRLAVEWRFSYKKILVDCISYCDETCQISTVIWEGSRVRFLILLRTEKLKAKMGMEKWAC, from the exons ATGGAGCAAGGAGAAGGAAATCTCCAACGGCTTTTGAAATGGGCATCAGAAATTGGAATATCAGAGTCAACCAGTTGCCAAGCTTCGTGTTTGGGCCACTCTCTCGCCGTCTCCTTCTTTCCTGATTCCGGCGG AAGAGGTCTGGGTGCTGCTCGTGATCTTACAGAAGGAGAGTTGATTCTCAAAGTTCCAAAGTCCGCTTTGATGACAAGCACAAGTCTTGCAATGAAGGATGACAAACTCTCTCGTGCTCTCAATGCTCATCACTCTCTCTCCCCTacccag ATATTGGCTGTTTGTTTACTATATGAAATGGGGAAAGGGAAGAGTTCATGGTGGCACCCTTACCTGGTGAATTTGCCGCACAGCTACGACATTCTAGCAACTTTTGGTGAATTTGAGAAGCAAGCTCTGCAA GTGGATGATGCTATATGGGCTGCTGAAAAGGCCACATTGAAGGCTGAGGATGATTGGAAAGAAGCTAATGCGCTCATGGAACAACTTAAGCTCAAGCCTCAACTTCGGACATTTCAGGCATGGCTTTGGGCTTCCGCAACT ATATCCTCAAGGACGTTGCATATACCATGGGATGCAGCTGGGTGCTTATGTCCTGTTGGAGACTTATTTAATTATTCTGCACCTGGAGAAGAGCCTTCGGCTTGTGAAAGTATGGAGCATGCAACGCTTGACTTGGTGAATGATGATAGTTCTGGTACACTGGACGTGGACGTTTCTGATTCACGAAGATTAACTGACGGAGGGTTTGAGAAGGATATTGACGCCTATTGCTTCTATGCTAAGAAAAGCTACAAAAAAGGGGAGCAG GCCCTTTTAAGCTACGGAACATACACGAATCTGGAGCTTCTTGAGCACTATGGCTTTCTCTTAAATGGAaacccaaatgacaaagttttTATTCCCTTGGAACCTGAAATATATTCGTCCTGTTCATGGCCTAAAGAGTCATTGTATATACATCAGAGCGGGAAACCATCTTTTGCTCTACTGTCTGCCTTGCGATTATGGGCGACCCCACAGAACCAGCGAAGGTCTGTTGGACACCTTGTTTATTCAGGACTCCAACTCTCAATTCAAAATGAGATGTATGTCATGACATGGACATCGAAGAAGTGCAACACTATTTTGAAGAGTCTGCCGACATCTTTTGAAGATGATCGTTTGTTATCAAGTGCCATTGACAAAATCCAAAATCTCGAGTCCCCTTTGGAGCTCAATCATTTGTCATCCACTTGTAGAGATGAGATTTGTGCCTTCAAATCTAATGTTGCGCAGAAGGGAGAAAGAAGCAGTATGCAGTCAAGGGAGAGGTGGAGATTAGCTGTGGAGTGGAGGTTCAGTTATAAGAAGATCCTGGTTGATTGCATTTCTTATTGTGATGAAACT TGTCAAATAAGTACTGTGATATGGGAAGGCTCTAGAGTTCGGTTTCTCATCTTATTGAGGACCGAAAAGTTGAAGGCGAAGATGGGGATGGAAAAATGGGCTTGTTAA